In Strigops habroptila isolate Jane chromosome 6, bStrHab1.2.pri, whole genome shotgun sequence, a single genomic region encodes these proteins:
- the LOC115609633 gene encoding cytochrome c oxidase subunit 7A2, mitochondrial, whose amino-acid sequence MGPRAAMWRNLLGLRQISQRTISTASRRQLINRVPEKQKLFQEDNGIPVHLKGGVMDNVLYRITMGLTVFGTVYVFYVLTVASMPKKQK is encoded by the exons ATGGGACCAAGAGCCGCGATGTGGCGGAACCTGCTG ggTCTTCGCCAGATTTCCCAGAGGACCATAAGCACTGCTTCACGCAGGCAGCTTATAAATAGAGTTCCTGAGAAGCAGAAGCTTTTTCAG GAGGATAATGGCATCCCAGTGCATCTCAAAGGTGGCGTAATGGATAATGTGTTGTATAGAATCACCATGGGTCTTACAGTTTTTG GAACAGTCTACGTTTTTTATGTGCTGACTGTCGCTTCAATGcccaagaagcagaaatga